tgcgaaagtatcactttttctgaaacggggcgaaaatatcactttttctgaaacgacgtgaaagtatcactttttttgaaacgggggaagtatcactttttctgaaacgacgtgaaagtatcactttttctgaaacagagcaaaatatcacttttttctgaaacagcgcgaaaatatccctttttctgaaacgggcgaaagtatcacttttcttgaaacatggaaaattttagattttaaattaaggaattatttttggacattataagtTTGTTCGAGGATATATTAGTCATTTGAAGGTTTAATAGAGGTAGAGGCTCAAAGATAGCACCTCATTGGTGCTATTTGATTTCCTCTATATAGATAGATATTTGCCTCTATCTTTGTAGAGGTAGTGGAAAACAAACACCAAATAAATGGGACCCACCACTATATAGAGGCTAATAGAGGTTAGCCTCTacatagaggaaaaaacaaacatgttgtAAGACTTTGAGCAAATCAGGTGAGAAGTTGGGCTTCCAAGAAACATTAAAGGAAATGGAACCAATGGTTAACACGGTTTGGGCACTACTAAAAAATGGAGGGGGGCTACTCTTCATTTTTTGagtggatattagaagtaattttaagtcaccccttatctaagttttTTTCTAATACCAAACTTGCCCTTGATAATAAAATTAGTTAGTCTAatgattagtgagttaattaatgattagtgagattatatcaataagttgatttttttcaaaagaagaattattgagtgggagaagaagaagatgaagacgagggttttggaagaaaaaaatttagatctttttttttaagagccacaacaagagtacgatgttttgggtactcacgaatacttcaaatttagttaatggtgcttATTGGCCAAaatattcctaaaaatgaacaatttacaaattgatttcggtttggttaacaaagttcggctacgacatctgaagaacagtctgcaagtgtagttcggctaatgtttctgaaaacacatgtagccgaactcaactttagtggagttttttctttcagagaaaagttcggttaggagaagaaaattgcgacgtaaccgaactcaatatataggtttttcaaagaaaagttcggttgggaaaaaaatttgcgacgaaaccgaattTTCTGCGACAAAACCGAACTTTCTACGACGAAACGAACTTTTTTGTGACAAAACCGAACCTTTTGTgacataaccgaacttttttttgCGACATAGCCGAACTTTGTTTTGCaacaaaatcgattttttttgtgataaaaccgaactttttgcgacagAACTGAAGACATTTtgtttgcgacgtaaccgaacttttctctgaaaaaaagaaagagaaaacctccattaaagttgagttcggctagtttgacaaagtttttcacataattcctagccgaacttctctctgcaacttccattttcaactcattttaatgattacttctcattttctcaaccaaaaacgaatgacaagtaatgggtatgttataatttttattttgttttgctaatgatttaaattaagctatatatagaggTAGCAATGGTGGTGGtttgaggtggtcggtggtgagcggcggtggtgatgggaggaggtggttatatatataggtggtggtggtgatgggaggagggggttatatatataggtaaagggtaggttagtcatttccacacatTAGGACACCCATTATAACTATAAGATAGATATTCTTATTATTTAGCagtcccccaccatttttgagcagtgcctaaaaaatcgttctttacAAAGGGATACATGAGGAGACTATATGTTGGTTCCAAAATCAGTTGAAATTGGCGTTTCCCAATTAGTTTCAGCCAAGAAGTCAATGACAATGCATTATATGTTCATGTTTGTTATGTAGATCCATTTACTATACACTCTGAAATACAACCAATCTCTTACTGGGGCTGTCATGGATCTGTTCGAAAGACGTTTTGGGAGTTTATACATCCTAAGCAGGGAACCAAGCCGACAGGTTGGGATTACAGGTCAAGTTTTTGCGAGAATCTTTGTTATTTTTGTGAACACTTGGTTATTCCAATGCATGGTTCGAAGTCCTGCTGTGTTTCTAGTAGGTTGCCAAAGTATTTTCTTCAACTTGTCATTTCCAGTATAAACTCGAGACGAGTTTCATCGTAGTAGGAGAACCTGATACGAGACGTTTATTTGGGGTTTGCATATATTTCAAGATATTGTTAATATCTtggatatatcttaatttaggtaTTTTATCTATTAGGACTTATTTGATTAATATTGCTTTAATGAGAATAATATATTATGTTAGGATAGTCAGAAATGTTCTGGATTTCTAGGTTTTATGTTTGAGGCTATGAATAACCTATTTCATCATCTTTGTAAAACAGTTACGGCTCGTTATTATTTAATTAATGAAACTGTTAAAGTTTGTTTGATTAAACATCATTGATACTCTCTTTTAACTCTTAGATTAGAGTTtttgctcctggattggagtcTTCTATCATCATCACTAAGAAGTGGATTCTCGTTCTCTTTTTATCATTTCCGCTCGTGCCATATCACGTTATTACACCACAACAAcctttgacaaaaaaaaagagttcttaTCGGGGCTAACCATCATTTCTCGTATATCTTGCTTTCACTGTAAATATTTTACAAATGAAAGTACAATCTTAAAATTTTGACTTGACATTTAGTACATTAATTTAAGTTATCACAAAGATCGGAATTTATACTTCTTTAACTTTAtcgagtaaaaataaataaaaaattgaagaTGATTTACTCGAGCCATTAACTGTTAGTGAGAAATTTATAGACTAATCAAACATAGGGTGCCTCTGGCGCTGCCAAGCCAagtaaattcaaaattttgagcTCCAAAGAGGATTTTTATCCACGAAAAAGCTCATATTTTCAACTCTATGCTACTGTCAACAGTCCCACATACAGAATGTGCGATCTAATAAATCCAGGTCGTAGTTGACCATTGATTCAGATGATGACAAAAATCTGTAATCTTATCCCGCCGCGAGCACTAATTCCTCTCCTTAGCTAATACACATTTGTGATCCAATCCAATTACGCCATTAGTTCGTGTCAGAATTTAAGAAATGGAGACGGACAGTAGGATAGGACAGGAAACAGAGACATGATAATTTATGTTCACATGTGTTGAAATTGGAGTGGTTTAAATAGCTTTCTTGAGGTATAAAAACCAAACAATGAGGTGGTTTTTTCTTTGATCATTGACATCTCTctgaagagaaaaatcttcaaccaATTCGTTCCGATGGAGATCTCGTCCATTCAGTGCTTTCCAGACATGGTATATCTATCGTTTATTATTTAGTTCATATGGCTCGCTCTTTCTAGCTAGTCTTCGTCTCTAAGATCGACgtccttgtttttttttcttctacgtTGTGTAGGGATTAATGGAGGATCAAACATTTATCAACCAATATTCATATATGAATACCGTAGATGAGATCGGTGCACAACAAATATCAGCTGCAGTACTTGGAGTTGATTTcactagacaatattctttttccttttcaactTACCCAACAGCATATATGGAAACTCCTACTGACCAGAGATCTGCAAATCAGCTCCAGGCTACCGATAGTTGGAATTCATATAGGAGTACTGGGTCCGCCCATCACATTAAAAATGCGGCTCAGATCTGTGGATTGTAACTGGTCATGTCAACCCTAGAGAAGAGGTGGTTTCTTCAGCTGGAAACAAAAACACGATGCTCCCATCTGATGTTCCTTGCATGAACGCCAACTCTGCGTCCAAACAGCAAGGGCTAAAGAGAAAGAGGACTAGTACTACTGCTACCATGGCAAATAACTCGCACTCTACTAAAGAGCATGTAGTGgcggaaaagaaaagaagagagaagcTTAACCAAAGGTTTATAGCTTTGTCTGCTATAGTTCCAGGCCTAAAAAAGGTTCTCTACACACTCATGAATTTCCTcttaaattttttcttctttgccGAAATCAGTAAATTTCCTCTTAAAATCTTCTGTTAACTTTAAACAAGTGATAGTGTTAATGGGCCGATAAATACTAGCTAGAGTTCATGATGTGAAATTTCCTTCAACAATGTCAGTCATCTATGTCTTCTCTGGCAGGTGGACAAGGCTTCAGTTCTTGGGGATGCCGTAAAGTACTTGACACAGCTTCAAGAGAAGGTGAAAACACTTGAGGAACGAACTACGAAGAAAACAGTAGAGTCGGTAATCTTTTTGAAGAAAACTCAAATGTTTGCCGATGAGAATGACTCATCTTCCTCGAGTGAGAACTCCGTCGCTGGACTCATTAATGATGAAACACTACCTGAGATTGAAGCAAGAGTTTCGCACAAGAATATTTTGATAAGAATTCACTGCGAAAAACATACCGGAGTGTTGGTTAAAATACTTTCACAGATTGAGAATCTACATCTTTCTATTATAAGTTCAAATGCCATCCCATTTGATGATGATTCATCTCTCGCTATAACTATAACGGCACAGGTGATTATTGTTCCACTTTTAGATAGCTTAATATGCATGTTGCATTCATATGATTCATTGTTAAAGTtcgcgggcatccaactcaaaaccaatttgcAATGGGTGgggcggcccttccatattatattttaagttaattaaacggattatagcgatgtgggactatttatCCTATCACACGCATCCTCACGTGTAAAGCTAGTCACTGGGcctcacacgtggacctacgtacgagTTACCAGTCCATCGGTAATAGGTGTACACAGGTGAGTGACTAAATCAGGAGTAACACCTCGGCCAGTGTCGGCACTGGCCTACATCCCGGGTGTACAAGTGACAAAATCGGTTAAACACTTCGGCCAGTAACTCGGCCTACACCCAGCGTACGCAGGTCTGGGTCTGAAGCTTGGCtgtgataccatgttaaagtctgcgggcatccaactcaaaagcAATTGGCAATTGGTGGAGCGGCCCTAccatattactccctccgtcctcaTTATATAGTCGGAGAAGTGAGTTTCTCTtagaataagattttttttttatttcctacaTTTCCATCATCTTTCCAGTTTTATCCTTTGTACAATTTCCAACACTAGAAACATTAACTTAATTGCGGTGATAACCACCTATAATAAATAAGGACAGTATATGGAAAAACTCATCTTGGAATTGAAAGTCTACCTATCTAATGAGACTACAAATTTTTACAACTCCGCCTTTATAATAGGGACGAAGGGAATATATTATAAATCAATTAAGCGGATTATAACGATGTAGAACTATTTGTCCTTTCACATTCATGAATCATGACATGACCATACATATTAAAACCCAGTGTTATGTTTTTGCAGATGAATGCTAAATATAGTATGACAGTAAAGGATCTTGTTAAGAGCCTGCGGTCAATTGTTTAAAGGATCATGCTAAAAAAGATAAAACGAAGAATTAGTAATCGACTTCAGTTTATTTCGTGTTCATGTCGACGTTCTGTAGATTCTCATCACTGTTTTTcttagaatcctattattggggcttaaaaTCCATAGGATTTTGGGGATTTTATTGGGTCATGAAATAACAAATCCAATAACCCCctatcttattattttgttaatGTCTAATGTACCCTCAGTTGAATTAGCGTTAATTAGGAAAATTAACTAAAAATTTTTATGATTAGTATATGAATTAGGATTAatcattttattaattttatgaaaatcaaaaaactctttttcatcaatttttttttctcttatctTTTTTGTTTGATTAAGTAGAGGATTCTGAggattttttttaacttttttgaaaatcaaccacctaaTATGGTGAAACATATCCTTAAATTACTCCGAATAACCCTATATATATGGAGGATTTTGTTGATTCAAATCGGAAAGCATCCATTAAAAATCTGGGTTTTTTGCAGTTTCGGCTGGGATCAAATCCCAGCCGCAACCGACACTTATTCGGCTGGGAAATGATGAACTTCCAGCCGAAAATACTGTATACGGATGGCATAACATTACATCCCAGCCGCAACTCAAcaatttacggttgggaaaaacCCAGCCGTAAGCAATCTCGGCTAGGAAAACCTTGTCGACCTATACGttatatattttaattatcaGAACCATTTACGGCTGGGAAAATCTAGCCGCAAGTTTTAGATACGGATGGGACGTACGAGTCGTAAGTTTAATTGCGGCTGGGAAAACCAAGCTGTTTTTCATCCTCAACatgtgttttttttcttattatcaGAACAAGTTACGGCTAGTTTTTCCTAGCCGTAATTGATAATTTCGGCTTGGAGACCCGGATGATTATACTACAACGGCTGGAAAAACCTAGCCGAAAGCAGACGTTTTTTTTTCCTGTGATTATATGAATTAGTTACGACGGATAGGAAATCCTATCCGTGAAAAACTAATTACGGCTGGGAAATAAAATATTCCCAACCGTATACCTATTCGACGGCTAGAAATTCTATTTTTCTACACGTAATATGagatttacggttgggaaaataagaactcccagccgtaaacagCTACAGAAACTAAACTTTTTTTACCCGAATTTAATCGAATTAGATTTCTTAGTCATTcacaagcaaaaataaataatgggtttcctttattttttatttttaggatcatcaatttcatcatgatgaaattatgatcatcatcttcgtcgcgatttatgaatgagaagagaagaaGGTAAAGATAATAGTTttgtgatcatcatcatcatggtgATATCATGATCGTTATCATGTTTTATAAACAAGAAGAACGTGAAGATAGTAGTTTTCGTttatttttatgatcatcatgatcatcattttCATTACATTTGATGAATGAGAAGGAGAATGGAAAAGGAaaagataattaatttagtttttttcttaATGAATAGTgtgattttgatttatttatgtaTAAGGGTAAATTGGACTTTTTATATGGATGACGTCCCCTATCCATGATTTGGTATTAACTATCATTTTAAGCCCCAAAATCTCTCTCTCCTGCgggccccaataataggattcttttcTTGcggactagagctggcaaacaagccaaaacccgcgggttaacccgtgcccggcccgtgaaaacccgtacccggctcggctggtttcaaaacaagccgggttcgggttggagaaatgtcggcttgtgagtaaacgggttaacccgtctcGGCCCGTGAACCCGCGGAAACCCGGAACGGGTTTGTGCAAAACCTTATATCGAGGAAGGTCACGCCAAGCGAAAAAGATGGTGTATGCTGCCATTCTAATATTTCAATCAACTCCTATTGCTAATCCTCCTCTAATCATTCTAATTGTTCAATCTAACCACAaactaaacaaaaaagaaaagaacaatttacttggaagaaaccaaaggtcttgGGTTCTAAGTAATTGGTTAAGGGACACCTGTTAGCATCCACAATCTTGGGTTTTCAGCTTCATTTTCTAATGGGTAACAAATAATGATCTGACCCATTAGGTTGATTATCTTCAGGACCAGACGTAGCAATTAACTGTTGTGGTGACATCACAGCATAATCATTAAATGCCAGTGAGGAagattttaatttcaaatttggAATAGTCAGTTGAGGCGATACCGGCGTGACCGAGGAAGAAACCTTCAAGTTACCTTTCTGAAATGCATTATTCTCAACAGTAACGATAGCTGAACGAAGCCTACGATGTGGTTGATGACGATGATCCCGATGATCGTTTGATAAGCTAACCAGATAATTTTCAATAGATAGCCACGAGCCCAAAAAATTAGCAGCTGCAGGGATTTTACTAATATGACAGAGGACTTTAATCTTATAACTGTTAACTTTGAGAAAATTAATCGATGATTCATGGATAATTGGATATCAATAAAATTCCAATGGTGAAAAGGCAGGCCCCTAATACCAATCCAGTGAAAATCATCTGATGCAGAAACTTTCACGGTCCCCATTAGAGTTGTACCATCTGAGCTTGGCACCCATGTGAGGACCGATTTGTAGTCGACATTAATTATTACTAGTAGAACAATGTAGTGTTTGTTTTTAAATAATGGCTCCAAAATTTGATCTCATTTAGGATGTGTTCTTAAGGTATAAAACGgacgggctaacccgtgaacccgcgggttgaacccgttacgggcacgggttgaagaaatgataacCCGTGGAGAAATacaacccgcgggtttcaacccgtattaacccgaacccaTAAAACCCGTAACGGGCGAGTCCCGGctcgcccgtttgccagctctattgCGGACTTAGTTTATTTCATGAGGTTTCTTTTACTCTGTTTTTGAGTGGTTGTATATAATTTGCGTACTGCCAAGTGTCATCAACCGTATTGCATCACCCTCCTTGTCTTAAAACAATTCTTATTTAACGCAtctttttgtgtgagtttggaatctTTGGATTCTTGGTACAAATCTCTCTCTATACTCTAGTGTGACCATGTAGAATACTACTAGCATGGGTCTTCTCTTTCTCTATCAGGCTTAATCAGTTTGTCTTTTAGATGCTTGCTAGTTTTTATTCCCTGATCGAAGGTCTAGGTATTTTGCCTAAATTAAGAAAGGGatagagataaaaaaaattctccaATTATATCTCTTAATAATTTTTAAAAAAAGGAAGGATCCCTTGCCACTTT
This portion of the Papaver somniferum cultivar HN1 chromosome 11, ASM357369v1, whole genome shotgun sequence genome encodes:
- the LOC113324584 gene encoding transcription factor NAI1-like, which translates into the protein MLPSDVPCMNANSASKQQGLKRKRTSTTATMANNSHSTKEHVVAEKKRREKLNQRFIALSAIVPGLKKVDKASVLGDAVKYLTQLQEKVKTLEERTTKKTVESVIFLKKTQMFADENDSSSSSENSVAGLINDETLPEIEARVSHKNILIRIHCEKHTGVLVKILSQIENLHLSIISSNAIPFDDDSSLAITITAQMNAKYSMTVKDLVKSLRSIV